In Synergistaceae bacterium, the genomic stretch CTTCAATCTGTCGCTTGAAAATTACAATTCAGCCTCCGCCATTGACGGTGTTGTCGGCTATGACAAACAGCCCAGCATTGTCAACGTGTTCCTGGGCTGCAACCTCAAGAACAAAGCTCTCTCCAGCCTGCCGGTCAGGCAGGCGATCGCCTGCGCCATCGACTGGAAAGCCATTTGCGCCGGCGCGTTCGATAACGCGGCGGAACCCTGCAGCAGCCCGCTTGGCAAGAATGCTCTGGGCTATGACTCAAGGTGGGAGACCAACTATCCTTACTCCTATAACCCGGAAAAAGCAAAAGAGCTGCTTGCGAAAGCGGGTTATGCCAACGGGCTGTCGCTTCGTGTCCTCGTTGACGATACCCCCGGCCGTCAGCTGATGGCCGAACAGATCCACAACATGTTTGCCAGCGTTGGGATTACTCTGGAAATCCAGAAGCATGACATGGCCACGACGAACGATATCGTTTCCAACTCCGACGACTACGACCTCTACATCCGCGGAGCCTACAACAACAGCGGCGATATCGTGACATTCCTCAGCACGAGCATGGGTTTTACCGCCATCAACGTCAAGGCGGATACGGTGAATGGACCCAGATATACCGGCTATTTGGATAATATTTCCAAAGAAATGAGCACGGAGGCCAGAGTGAAACTCTATAAAGAGTTCCAGAAGGCCTTCATTGAGGACATGATGTACTGGATGCCCGGCGTGCAGATGACGATTTATGCCGCTTTCAAGAGCGCCCTGACGGACATCGAGATGCCCGGCGAATACTGGATTTGGAACAACGCTTATTTTAAATAGATTTTGACCGGAACAGGCAGAGGTTTTAAATGAAATGCTCCGGTATTTTTTGAAACGGCTTTTGTCGTTGATTCCTGTGCTGATTGGCGTGGCTTTTTTGATTTTTACGATGATGTATTTTACGCCGGGCGATCCGGCGACCGTGGTTCTCGGCGATCAGGCGTCGGCGGAGCAACTCGCCCAATGGCGCGCCGCGCGCGATCTGGACAAGCCGTTTCCGGAGCAATTTGGAAAGTACATGTATCGACTTGTTTTTCGGGGCGATTTTGGCGTCTCCTACAAAACGGGCAGGAACGTTACGGTGTCTTTGCTCGAACGCTTTCCCACGACTTTCCTGCTTGCCATCGCAACCTGCGCCACCGCCATGCTGCTGGGAGTGCTGCTGGGGATTTTGGCCGCCAACCGTCAAAGCACGTGGGTTGACAGCGTTCTTCGCATTTTTGGCATGGCCGGTGTTTCGATGCCCATATTCTGGCTCGGTCTCCTGCTGATCCTGTGGTTTGCGGTGGATTTGAAATGGTTTCCCGTTTCCGGATGGTATGGCCCAAAATATATCGTTTTGCCCGCAATGACCATGGGCCTCACCTTCACCGCCAGCCTCATGCGCACAACGCGTTCGAGTATGCTGGACTGCATTCGGCAGGACTATGTCGTCACCGCCCGCGCCAAAGGTCAGAAGGAGCGCGTCATCACCTATCATCATGTTTTTCGGAACGCGCTCATTCCCATCATCACCGCCGCGGGCAGCACATTCGGCATTGCGCTCTGCGGCGCCGTGGTCACCGAACAGGTGTTTTCCATCCCCGGGCTGGGAAGTCTTATGGTAAATGCCATCACTACGCGCGATTATCCGCTGGTGCGCGGCAGCGTCCTTCTTCTGGCTGTGAGTTTCAGTTTGGTCAACCTGCTGGTCGATCTTCTTTATGCCTGGTTTGACCCTCGCATCAAGGCGCAGTTTACCGGAAAATCCCGGAAAAAGAGAAAGACCGGAGAGGAAACCGCACATGAATAGGGAAACGATCCGTATAAAACGGAGGAGCATGTTTGGCGAGGTCATGGGGCGTTATCTGCGCAAGCCCATAGCGGTATTCGGCATGGTGGTGCTGGCCTCAGTGATCATACTCTGTCTGATGGCGCCGGTAATCGCTCCCTATAATTATGACGCGCAGGACATCACACGCAAGTTTACGGCGCCCTGCAGAGAGTTCCTGTGCGGAACGGACAACCTTGGCCGCGATATTTTCAGCCGCCTGCTCTACGGCGGACGCATCTCGCTGATGGTCGGCTTCTTTTCGGCATCGGTAGCCGCTGCCGTCGGCGTCGTCCTCGGCGCTGTCGCCGCCTTCTACGGCAGGCGGACCGATAACACAATTATGCGTATTCTCGACGTGTTTATGGCTCTGCCGCAGACGCTTCTTGCCATCGCCATATCCGCCATGATCGGTACCGGCATCAAAGGCGCCGTAATTGCCGTGACCGTCGCGACGATCCCGCGTTACGCACAGGCGGTACGCGGACCGATTCTGTCGATACGGAATCAGGAATTTGTGGAAGCGGCCTTTGCCATTGACGCCAGGGACTCTCGCATTATTTTGCGGCACATTCTGCCCAACGTGCTCAGCCCGATCATCGTGCAGGTAACCATGGGCGTGGGTAACGCCATTACCATGGCCGCCTCCCTGAGCTTCCTCGGTCTTGGCGTGCAGCCGCCGTTTCCGGAGTGGGGAGCCATGCTTTCCGCCGCACGCGTGTATATTCTCGATCATGCTTATATGGTCACGTTCCCGGGAATTGCCATTGCGCTGGTCGTGCTCGCCCTCAACCTCATGGGCGACGGCCTGCGCGACGCCATGGATCCGCGGTGGAAAGACTGAACTGACGGAAAAGACTGATGGGAAAGACTGACGGATCAGAGGGCTCCATTATGAATCAATCGATGAGCGAAAACATTTTAGAAATCAGGAATCTGAGCATTACATACGTAACAAAGGACCTCGGTACCTGTTACGCCGTCAATGACGTCAGCTTCTCGCTCCCAAAGGGCCATACGCTCGGCCTCGTCGGTGAAACGGGCGCGGGTAAAACGACCATTGCCAAAGGAATTCTCAGGCTTTTGCCGAAGCCTCAGGGGCGCGTGACGAGCGGCACCGTGCTGTTCGGCGGAGAGGATCTGTATAAAAAGAGCGAAATCGCCATGCGGAGCGTCCGCGGCAAACAGATTTCCATGATATTCCAGGATCCCATGACCGCGCTGAACCCGATCGACACCGTCGGAGACCAGATCGCCGAGGTCATTCGTCTGCATTCGAAAATCAGCAGGAAGGAAGCGTTTCTCCGCACGGTGGAAATTCTCAAAATGGTGGGCATTCCCGGAGAACGCGGCGTCGAATACCCCCATCAGTTCTCAGGGGGCATGAAACAACGCGTGGTCATCGCCATAGCCCTTGCCTGTTCTCCCGAGCTGCTGATCGCGGACGAGCCCACCACGGCGCTTGACGTGACGATTCAGGCGCAGGTGCTGGACATGATGAACGAACTCAGGGAACAGCTCGGAACCTCCATGATCCTGATCACCCACGATCTTGGCGTCGTCGCGGAGATGTGCGACGAGGTCGCGATCATCTACGCGGGCGAAATCGTTGAAATTGGCAGCGCGCGCGACATCTTCAAACATATGGCGCATCCCTATACAATCGGGTTGTTCGAATCGTTGCCCGACCTGACGTCCAAAAGCAGGCGCCTGAAGCTGATTCCCGGCCTTATGCCCGACCCGACGGCTCTTCCGGAGGGCTGCAAATTTGCGCCGCGCTGTTCCCGCCGCTCGACGGCCTGCGAAGAGGCGGCGGTTCAGCTGAGGGAAATATCGCCCGGACACTGTTGCCGTTGTCTGCAGCCACGGCGCATGAAGGAGCAGGTATCTTGAGTATCATACTCGAAGTGAAGAACCTGAAAAAGTATTTTAAGGTGAACGCGGGCTTTCTGCACGCGGTGGACGGCGTGAGTTTTCAGATTGAGGAAGGGCAGACGCTGGGCGTGGTCGGAGAATCCGGCTGCGGTAAATCCACGCTGGGCCGTGTGGTGCTGCACCTGCTGGACAACACCGACGGACAGATCCTGTACCGCGGCGAGGACATCACGAACGTCAGCCGTACAAAACTTTCTGAACTGCGGCGAGAAATGCAGATCATTTTTCAGGATCCTTTTTCTTCGCTGAACCCGCGCATGACGGTGTTTCAGACTATTGCGGAGCCCATGCAGATAGCGGGCGGCTGTACGCGGGCACAGATCGAGGAACGCGTCTCCGAAATGATGGACATCGTTGGATTGTCCAGGCGTTTTGTCAACACCTACCCCCATGAACTGGACGGCGGACGCCGCCAGCGTATCGGGATTGCCCGCGCGCTGGTGCTGAATCCGAAATTCGTGGTTTGTGACGAACCCGTCTCAGCGCTGGACGTGTCCATTCAGGCGCAGGTACTCAATCTGATGCTTGATATTCAGGAAAGCATCGGCCTGACCTATATCTTCATAACGCACGATCTGTCTGTGGTCAAATATATCAGCAACGACATCATGGTCATGTATCTTGGCCAGGTGGTTGAAAAAGCCCCGTCGGAAGAGCTGTTTCTGCATCGTTACCATCCTTATACGCGCGCGCTGATCGCGGCGGTCCCCGTACCGGACACAGACCGCAAGCGTGAGCGCATCCGGCTCAGAGGAGAGGTGACTTCCCCCGTAAACCCGAAGCCCGGCTGCCGCTTTGCCGCGAGATGCACGGACGCGAAACCCGACTGCTTTGTGAACGACCCGAAGATGGAGGAGATCACACCAAAGCATTTCGTGCGCTGCCACTGTGTTCGGGAGATCAGCCAGGGAGTATGACGCGGTGTTGCCAGCCACTGGAAAGGACAGGAAAATGAAACCGTCTTTACCCGAACTGAGAGAATATGCGAAAGGATACCAGCTGGTTCCCGTTTATAAAACGATTGAAACAGGCCGCCGGTCGCCTGTCGATGTGCTGCGTCAGTTAAAAATTCGCAATAATCAGCTGTTTATGCTCGAACATACGGGCAACGATGATTTCGGCAACGTGGTTCGTGGCCGCTATTCCTATATTGGATACGCGCCCCCGCTGGAGGTTTCCTGTGTGGATCATACCGTGAAGATCACGACGGCACAGACCTCCTTTTCTTTCGATGCGGAAGCCCCCATTGATTTTCTGCGTAATATCCTTGCTCAAAACACGGCGCCCAGGCTGCCTGGCCTGCCGCCTTTCTTCGGTGGATTTGCGGGATATTTTTCCTATGAATATATCCATCTGAGCGAACCCTCATGCCATTTTTGTACGGATAATATTGAAGGTTTCCGTGATTTTGATTTGATGCTTTTTAACAGACTGTATGTATTTGACTGGAAAGAACGTCTGCTATATTTAATTTGCAATATATCAACCCGTTCACTGGAAAGAAATTATCAGGAAGCTGTCTATATTTTAGACGATATGGAACGTCTCCTCCAGCAGACGTTTGAGCCAGGTAAAAACGAATGGAAACCGCTGCGTCTGCTGGGCGGATTTTCCAGCATCCATCAAAAAGACGCTTATATTGAAATGGTGGAAAAAGCGAAGCGCCGCATTCGTCAGGGCGACGTGGCGCAGATCGTGCTTACGAATGGGAAAAAGGCCAGAGCGGAAGGAAATCTGATCGATACGTTTGATATCCTCCGGAAAACGGATCCAACCCGATACATGTGCTACTTCTCCTCGGAGGATGTGGAAGCCGCCATGGCGTCGCCCGAGCCGATCGCAAGACTGCAGGGCGGGACGGTCATGACGGAGCGTTTGGCCGGAAGCTGTGCCAGAGGCGCCACTCCTGAAGAGGACAGGGCGCGGGAGGAGGCGCTGCGAGCCGACCCGAAAGCGGTGGATGAACACAATATGCTGGTGGACGATTCAAGAAATGAATTTGGATATATAAGCAAAATCGGTACCGTTGCCGTCAGTGGGTATCTGAACGTCGTCCGCTGCTCGCGGGTCATGCATTTGGCCACAACCGTAACGGGAACGTTGAAAGAGGGCATGACCGCATTGGACGTTATCGGCGCGATCGTGCCCTCCGGTGCCGTTTCCGGCGCTCCGAAAATCCGGTCCTGCGAGGTCATCAACGAAATCGAGCGGGAACGCAGAGGAATATACGGAGCCGCGTTTGGTTACACAGGTTTGGATGGAGACGCGGACTTTTTCGTCTTTATCCGGTCGGCCTTCCTGAAGGATGGAGAACTCGTCGTGAGGGCCGGCGGGGGCATTGTCATCGACAGCGTGCCGGAAGAGGAATATAACGAATGCATGCTCAAAGCGGAAGCCGTACTTGGCGCCATCAGGCTTGCGACGGAGGGAAAAGAGAATGATTCTCCTGATCGACAATTATGACGGCTGTGCAAATAATATTTATCAACTGGCTGGACAGGTAAATTCAGATATTCGAATTGTCCGAAATGATCGACTGGAAATGGAAGATATTCAGAGGATGGCCCCTTCCCATATCATCATCTCCGGAGGAAGCGCCGCACCGGAAATGGCCGGAAACGGGATGGATACTGTAAGAACTTTTGCCGGGCGGATTCCGATTCTGGGAATTTGTCTGGGCTATCGAATCATCTGCGCCGTTTACGGCGGTAAATGCACTCAAATGGAAAAAATTATGCAGGGAAAACGCTCTTTGGTCAAAACAGAACATGCATCCGACCTCTTTAACGGAGTGCCAGACGCCTTTTATGCCGGATTTTATCATTCCTGGACCGTTTTGGAAAAAGACATTCCTGAAAGCTTCCACATCATCGCCAGAAGCGAAGACGACGTCGTTGGAATTGCGCATGGAACATTGGCCATTTTCGGATTGCAGTTCCATCCGGAATCCTTTCTCTCCGAGTATGGAGAAGTAATTTTGCGAAATTTTTTGCAGATGCGCCCAAACGGACAGCCTGACTCCGGCTGCGGAGTCGATGACTTCAAATTTCCGGCTTCATCTTGACAAAGGGACTTCTTCGGTTTATAAATTATTTCATTACAGGTGGAAGAGGTATTGAAGATATGGCGTTGTACCAGGCGGCAGTTCAGGGAAACAGCTTTTATGTCGTGGGGTTCTCCTTTAGAAGCACAGAT encodes the following:
- a CDS encoding aminodeoxychorismate/anthranilate synthase component II codes for the protein MILLIDNYDGCANNIYQLAGQVNSDIRIVRNDRLEMEDIQRMAPSHIIISGGSAAPEMAGNGMDTVRTFAGRIPILGICLGYRIICAVYGGKCTQMEKIMQGKRSLVKTEHASDLFNGVPDAFYAGFYHSWTVLEKDIPESFHIIARSEDDVVGIAHGTLAIFGLQFHPESFLSEYGEVILRNFLQMRPNGQPDSGCGVDDFKFPASS
- a CDS encoding ABC transporter permease, which translates into the protein MNRETIRIKRRSMFGEVMGRYLRKPIAVFGMVVLASVIILCLMAPVIAPYNYDAQDITRKFTAPCREFLCGTDNLGRDIFSRLLYGGRISLMVGFFSASVAAAVGVVLGAVAAFYGRRTDNTIMRILDVFMALPQTLLAIAISAMIGTGIKGAVIAVTVATIPRYAQAVRGPILSIRNQEFVEAAFAIDARDSRIILRHILPNVLSPIIVQVTMGVGNAITMAASLSFLGLGVQPPFPEWGAMLSAARVYILDHAYMVTFPGIAIALVVLALNLMGDGLRDAMDPRWKD
- a CDS encoding anthranilate synthase component I family protein; protein product: MERLLQQTFEPGKNEWKPLRLLGGFSSIHQKDAYIEMVEKAKRRIRQGDVAQIVLTNGKKARAEGNLIDTFDILRKTDPTRYMCYFSSEDVEAAMASPEPIARLQGGTVMTERLAGSCARGATPEEDRAREEALRADPKAVDEHNMLVDDSRNEFGYISKIGTVAVSGYLNVVRCSRVMHLATTVTGTLKEGMTALDVIGAIVPSGAVSGAPKIRSCEVINEIERERRGIYGAAFGYTGLDGDADFFVFIRSAFLKDGELVVRAGGGIVIDSVPEEEYNECMLKAEAVLGAIRLATEGKENDSPDRQL
- a CDS encoding ABC transporter ATP-binding protein; protein product: MNQSMSENILEIRNLSITYVTKDLGTCYAVNDVSFSLPKGHTLGLVGETGAGKTTIAKGILRLLPKPQGRVTSGTVLFGGEDLYKKSEIAMRSVRGKQISMIFQDPMTALNPIDTVGDQIAEVIRLHSKISRKEAFLRTVEILKMVGIPGERGVEYPHQFSGGMKQRVVIAIALACSPELLIADEPTTALDVTIQAQVLDMMNELREQLGTSMILITHDLGVVAEMCDEVAIIYAGEIVEIGSARDIFKHMAHPYTIGLFESLPDLTSKSRRLKLIPGLMPDPTALPEGCKFAPRCSRRSTACEEAAVQLREISPGHCCRCLQPRRMKEQVS
- a CDS encoding ABC transporter permease — its product is MLRYFLKRLLSLIPVLIGVAFLIFTMMYFTPGDPATVVLGDQASAEQLAQWRAARDLDKPFPEQFGKYMYRLVFRGDFGVSYKTGRNVTVSLLERFPTTFLLAIATCATAMLLGVLLGILAANRQSTWVDSVLRIFGMAGVSMPIFWLGLLLILWFAVDLKWFPVSGWYGPKYIVLPAMTMGLTFTASLMRTTRSSMLDCIRQDYVVTARAKGQKERVITYHHVFRNALIPIITAAGSTFGIALCGAVVTEQVFSIPGLGSLMVNAITTRDYPLVRGSVLLLAVSFSLVNLLVDLLYAWFDPRIKAQFTGKSRKKRKTGEETAHE
- a CDS encoding ABC transporter substrate-binding protein; this translates as MSPAAAGPASSRDTLVIVTNGDPGRLRSDTINNLANMTYNRLIYDYLFTRNRQGQYEPCLCESYQLDKDNLGVTMKLRENVRFHSGNKMTAEDVLASLVYGKKDTSSGRQLDFIDFDNSKALDANTLYLKFNRLNGVWQSAFLAIGIIEKAAYEAAASPDEFYLNPMTTSAYVLKKWVSGDSLTFRAFPDHWYGAPKIETIVVRIISETSVALMELKSGGVDVLFNLSLENYNSASAIDGVVGYDKQPSIVNVFLGCNLKNKALSSLPVRQAIACAIDWKAICAGAFDNAAEPCSSPLGKNALGYDSRWETNYPYSYNPEKAKELLAKAGYANGLSLRVLVDDTPGRQLMAEQIHNMFASVGITLEIQKHDMATTNDIVSNSDDYDLYIRGAYNNSGDIVTFLSTSMGFTAINVKADTVNGPRYTGYLDNISKEMSTEARVKLYKEFQKAFIEDMMYWMPGVQMTIYAAFKSALTDIEMPGEYWIWNNAYFK
- a CDS encoding ATP-binding cassette domain-containing protein, whose product is MSIILEVKNLKKYFKVNAGFLHAVDGVSFQIEEGQTLGVVGESGCGKSTLGRVVLHLLDNTDGQILYRGEDITNVSRTKLSELRREMQIIFQDPFSSLNPRMTVFQTIAEPMQIAGGCTRAQIEERVSEMMDIVGLSRRFVNTYPHELDGGRRQRIGIARALVLNPKFVVCDEPVSALDVSIQAQVLNLMLDIQESIGLTYIFITHDLSVVKYISNDIMVMYLGQVVEKAPSEELFLHRYHPYTRALIAAVPVPDTDRKRERIRLRGEVTSPVNPKPGCRFAARCTDAKPDCFVNDPKMEEITPKHFVRCHCVREISQGV